Proteins from a genomic interval of Aquabacterium sp. J223:
- a CDS encoding FAD/FMN-binding oxidoreductase produces the protein MNAPHPAAPLATAAAPGEGPPRLREIPYNYTSLSDREIVLRLLGARAWEVLERLRAERQTGRSARMLYEVLGDIWVVQRNPYLQDDLLDNPKRRAALIDALRHRLNEIERRRDPKADAPRDALVGELLQAAGEAVRRFGASFDETAALRRQVRRRLGRHTAKDNIRFDGLSRVSHVTDATDWRVEYPFVVLVPDSEAEMAALVAGCIELGLTIIPRGGGTGYTGGAVPLTWKSAVINTEKLERMGEVERISLPGVAQPVPTIFTEAGVVTQRVADAAERAGYVFAVDPTSAEASCVGGNVAMNAGGKKAVLWGTALDNLASWRMVTPQATWLEVVRLDHNLGKIHDAPMASFELRHFDASGKVLQRTERLDIPGAVFRKEGLGKDVTDKFLAGLPGIQKEGCDGLITSCRWIVHRMPAHVRTVCLEFFGNAKDAVPSIVEIKDFMFAEARRPGGAVLAGLEHLDDRYLKAVGYATKSKRGTLPKMVLIGDIVGDDDAAVARATSEVVRLANGRSGEGFVAVSADARKKFWLDRKRTAAISKHTNAFKINEDVVIPLDRMGEYTEGIERINIELSLRNKLQLLDALQAFFERGPLPLGRGDDAEAIPSAELLEDRVQQALALIGEVRTLWQGWLQQLDVLQPGQGRTFFSLIQDDTLRASWKAQVQKPLQGIFSGAAFAPVLDECRRIHQDVLRGRVWVALHMHAGDGNVHTNIPVNSDHYEMLQTAHEAVVRIMALARSLDGVISGEHGIGITKLEFLTDDELAPFADYKRRVDPEGRFNKGKLLRDLTGLGGDTHAADLTHAYTPSFGLMGHESLIMQRSEIGAIADSIKDCLRCGKCKPVCATHVPRANLLYSPRNKILATSLLIEAFLYEEQTRRGVSIRHWQEFEDVGDHCTVCHKCESPCPVKIDFGDVSMAMRNLLRKMGQKSFRPGNAAAMLMLNATNPQTIKLARTAMVDVGFKAQRLAHDLLKRVARRQTAQPPATTGPAPVREQVIHFINKKLPGGLPKKTARALLDIEDKAYVPIIRDPQRTAADSEAVFYFPGCGSERLFSQVGLATQAMLWHAGVQTVLPPGYLCCGYPQRGSGQDDKAEQIITDNRVLFHRVANTLNYLDIKTVVVSCGTCYDQLQGYQFDQIFPGCRIVDIHEYLLEKGIVLEGQGAYLYHDPCHSPMKQQEPMKTVKALVGPNVLKNERCCGESGTLGVTRPDIATQVRFRKEEELRKGEAALKATGAVAEGADVKILTSCPSCLQGLSRYGGDLQNGLLEADYIVVEMARKILGEDWMPDYVRRANAGGIERVLV, from the coding sequence ATGAACGCGCCGCATCCCGCCGCGCCGCTGGCCACTGCCGCCGCGCCCGGCGAAGGCCCGCCCCGCCTTCGCGAGATCCCCTACAACTACACCTCGCTGTCCGACCGCGAGATCGTGCTGCGCCTGCTCGGCGCGCGCGCCTGGGAGGTGCTGGAGCGGCTGCGTGCCGAGCGCCAGACCGGCCGCTCGGCCCGCATGCTCTACGAGGTGCTGGGCGACATCTGGGTGGTGCAGCGCAACCCCTACCTGCAGGACGACCTGCTGGACAACCCGAAGCGCCGCGCCGCGCTGATCGACGCACTGCGCCACCGGCTGAACGAGATCGAGCGCCGCCGCGACCCGAAGGCCGACGCGCCGCGCGACGCCCTGGTCGGCGAGCTGCTGCAGGCCGCCGGCGAGGCGGTGCGCCGCTTCGGCGCCAGCTTCGACGAGACGGCGGCGCTGCGCCGGCAGGTACGCCGCCGCCTGGGCCGGCACACCGCCAAGGACAACATCCGTTTCGACGGCCTGTCGCGCGTCTCGCACGTCACCGACGCCACCGACTGGCGGGTCGAGTACCCGTTCGTCGTGCTGGTGCCCGACAGCGAGGCCGAGATGGCCGCGCTGGTGGCCGGCTGCATCGAGCTGGGCCTGACCATCATCCCCCGTGGCGGCGGCACCGGCTACACCGGCGGCGCGGTGCCGCTGACCTGGAAGAGCGCGGTCATCAACACCGAGAAGCTCGAACGCATGGGCGAGGTCGAGCGGATCAGCCTGCCCGGCGTGGCGCAGCCGGTGCCGACGATCTTCACCGAGGCCGGCGTGGTAACCCAGCGGGTGGCCGACGCGGCCGAACGCGCCGGCTACGTCTTCGCGGTGGACCCGACGTCGGCCGAGGCCAGCTGCGTCGGCGGCAACGTGGCGATGAACGCCGGCGGCAAGAAGGCGGTGCTGTGGGGCACCGCGCTGGACAACCTGGCCTCCTGGCGCATGGTCACGCCGCAGGCCACCTGGCTGGAGGTGGTGCGGCTGGACCACAACCTCGGCAAGATCCACGACGCGCCGATGGCCAGCTTCGAGCTGCGCCACTTCGACGCCAGCGGCAAGGTGCTGCAGCGCACCGAGCGGCTGGACATCCCCGGTGCGGTGTTCCGCAAGGAGGGGCTGGGCAAGGACGTCACCGACAAGTTCCTCGCCGGCCTGCCCGGCATCCAGAAGGAAGGCTGCGACGGCCTGATCACCAGCTGCCGCTGGATCGTGCACCGCATGCCGGCCCATGTGCGCACCGTGTGCCTGGAGTTCTTCGGCAACGCCAAGGACGCGGTGCCGTCCATCGTCGAGATCAAGGACTTCATGTTCGCCGAGGCCCGGCGCCCCGGTGGGGCCGTGCTCGCCGGCCTGGAGCACCTGGACGACCGCTACCTCAAGGCCGTCGGCTACGCCACCAAGAGCAAGCGCGGCACGCTGCCGAAGATGGTGCTCATCGGCGACATCGTCGGCGACGACGACGCGGCGGTGGCCCGCGCCACCAGCGAGGTGGTGCGACTGGCCAACGGCCGCTCGGGCGAGGGCTTCGTCGCCGTCAGCGCCGACGCACGCAAGAAGTTCTGGCTGGACCGCAAGCGCACTGCCGCCATCAGCAAGCACACCAACGCCTTCAAGATCAACGAGGACGTGGTCATCCCGCTCGACCGCATGGGCGAGTACACCGAGGGCATCGAGCGCATCAACATCGAGCTCAGCCTGCGCAACAAGCTGCAGTTGCTCGACGCCCTGCAGGCCTTCTTCGAACGCGGCCCCTTGCCGCTGGGCCGCGGCGACGACGCCGAGGCCATTCCCAGCGCCGAGCTGCTGGAGGACCGGGTGCAGCAGGCGCTGGCGCTGATCGGCGAGGTGCGCACGCTGTGGCAGGGCTGGCTGCAGCAGCTCGACGTGCTGCAGCCGGGGCAGGGCCGCACCTTCTTCTCGCTGATCCAGGACGACACCCTGCGGGCGAGCTGGAAGGCGCAGGTGCAGAAGCCGCTGCAGGGCATCTTCTCCGGCGCCGCCTTCGCGCCGGTGCTCGACGAATGCCGCCGCATCCACCAGGACGTGCTGCGCGGCCGGGTGTGGGTGGCGCTGCACATGCACGCCGGCGACGGCAACGTGCACACCAACATCCCGGTCAACAGCGACCACTACGAGATGCTGCAGACCGCGCACGAGGCGGTGGTGCGCATCATGGCGCTGGCGCGCAGCCTGGACGGCGTGATCTCCGGCGAGCACGGCATCGGCATCACCAAGCTCGAGTTCCTCACCGACGACGAGCTGGCGCCCTTCGCCGACTACAAGCGGCGGGTGGACCCGGAGGGCCGGTTCAACAAGGGCAAGCTGCTGCGCGACCTCACCGGCCTCGGCGGGGACACGCATGCCGCCGACCTGACGCATGCCTACACCCCCAGCTTCGGCCTGATGGGGCACGAGTCGCTGATCATGCAGCGCAGCGAGATCGGCGCCATCGCCGACTCGATCAAGGACTGCCTGCGCTGCGGCAAGTGCAAGCCGGTGTGCGCCACCCACGTGCCGCGGGCCAACCTGCTGTACAGCCCGCGCAACAAGATCCTGGCCACCTCGCTGCTGATCGAGGCCTTCCTCTACGAGGAGCAGACCCGGCGCGGCGTGTCCATCCGGCACTGGCAGGAGTTCGAGGACGTCGGCGACCACTGCACCGTCTGCCACAAGTGCGAATCGCCCTGCCCGGTGAAGATCGACTTCGGCGACGTGTCGATGGCCATGCGCAACCTGCTGCGCAAGATGGGGCAGAAGAGCTTCCGGCCCGGCAACGCCGCGGCCATGCTGATGCTCAACGCGACGAACCCGCAGACCATCAAGCTGGCGCGCACCGCGATGGTGGACGTGGGCTTCAAGGCCCAGCGGCTGGCCCACGACCTGCTCAAGCGGGTGGCGCGACGGCAGACGGCCCAGCCGCCGGCGACCACCGGCCCCGCGCCGGTGCGCGAGCAGGTCATCCACTTCATCAACAAGAAGCTGCCCGGCGGCCTGCCGAAGAAGACGGCGCGCGCGCTGCTGGACATCGAGGACAAGGCCTACGTGCCCATCATCCGCGACCCGCAGCGCACCGCCGCGGACAGCGAGGCCGTCTTCTACTTCCCCGGCTGCGGCTCGGAGCGGCTGTTCTCGCAGGTCGGCCTCGCGACCCAGGCCATGCTCTGGCATGCCGGCGTGCAGACCGTGCTGCCGCCGGGCTACCTGTGCTGTGGCTACCCGCAGCGCGGCTCCGGCCAGGACGACAAGGCCGAGCAGATCATCACCGACAACCGGGTGCTGTTCCACCGCGTGGCCAACACGCTGAACTACCTGGACATCAAGACGGTGGTGGTCAGCTGCGGCACCTGCTACGACCAGCTGCAGGGTTACCAGTTCGACCAGATCTTCCCCGGCTGCCGCATCGTCGACATCCACGAGTACCTGCTGGAAAAGGGCATCGTGCTCGAGGGCCAGGGGGCCTACCTCTACCACGACCCCTGCCACAGCCCGATGAAGCAGCAGGAGCCGATGAAGACGGTGAAGGCGCTGGTCGGCCCCAACGTGCTGAAGAACGAACGCTGCTGCGGCGAGAGCGGCACGCTGGGCGTCACCCGCCCCGACATCGCCACCCAGGTGCGCTTCCGCAAGGAAGAAGAGTTGCGCAAGGGCGAGGCCGCGCTGAAGGCCACCGGCGCGGTGGCCGAAGGGGCCGACGTGAAGATCCTGACCAGCTGCCCGAGCTGCCTGCAGGGCCTGTCGCGCTACGGCGGCGACCTGCAGAACGGCCTGCTGGAGGCCGACTACATCGTGGTGGAGATGGCCCGCAAGATCCTCGGCGAGGACTGGATGCCCGACTACGTGCGCCGCGCCAACGCCGGCGGCATCGAACGGGTGCTGGTGTGA
- a CDS encoding HIT family protein encodes MSPVAGCPLCEEDGGRLVLRTPRLRVIRAEDDDFPAFYRVVWQDHVAEWSDLPAADQALTMAAVTAVERTLRAQLRPTKVNLASLGNAVPHLHWHVVARFDWDSRFPQPVWAPAQRAVDPPPLQRLSVVPQALDDAVKAAVAAALAPSPPGA; translated from the coding sequence GTGAGCCCGGTGGCCGGCTGTCCGCTCTGCGAAGAGGACGGCGGCCGGCTGGTGCTGCGCACCCCCCGGCTGCGCGTCATCCGGGCCGAGGACGACGACTTCCCGGCCTTCTACCGCGTGGTCTGGCAGGACCACGTCGCCGAATGGAGCGACCTTCCGGCGGCCGACCAGGCGCTGACCATGGCCGCGGTGACGGCGGTCGAACGCACGCTGCGCGCGCAGCTGCGCCCCACCAAGGTCAACCTCGCCAGCCTCGGCAACGCGGTGCCCCACCTGCACTGGCACGTCGTGGCCCGCTTCGACTGGGACAGCCGCTTTCCGCAGCCGGTCTGGGCGCCGGCGCAGCGCGCGGTCGATCCGCCGCCGCTGCAGCGCCTGTCGGTGGTGCCGCAGGCGCTCGACGACGCCGTGAAGGCGGCGGTGGCCGCCGCCCTGGCGCCCAGCCCGCCCGGCGCCTGA